Sequence from the Deltaproteobacteria bacterium genome:
CGTACGCCCGCGAGCAGGTGAGACGCTACAAACCTCTCGTTGAAAAGGATTACATAACGAAAGACGCTTATGACGACTATCTGACACAGGCCGCAGAAGCCCAGGCGTCTGTGGAGGCCGGTGTAGCGAACGTTACTCAGGCGAAGCTCAACTTGAGCTACTGCACCATGTACGCCCCATTTGACGGCAGGATCGGAAGAAGATACGTCGACGTCGGCAACCTTGTCGGAGCCGGGGGAGAGGCCACAAAACTGGCCACAATCGTCCAGCTCGACCCCCTGTACGTTTATTTTACAGTCGCCGAGAAGGATATCCCCGAAGTGCTTAAACAGCAGCGGAAGAGCGACTTGACCGTCAGCATAATTCTCCCGGATGAAAGTGTGCACCCAGAGGACGGAACCGTTGATTTCGTCAATAACGAGGTGGACGTTTCGATGGGAACAATAACAATGCGGGCCGTCGTTCCGAACAGCTCGGAAACCATACTCCCTGGGCAGTACGTCAAGGTCAGGCTTCTGCTGAAAGAACAGCCGGATACGATAGTGGTTCCTCAGCAGGCTATAGGGGATCAGCAGGGCCAAACGTTCGTATACGTCGTCGGCGCGGACAATAAAGCCGAATTCAGGAGCGTAACTGCGGGGCCGGGTTACGGGAAGAACAGAATAATAGAAAAGGGTCTCAAGCCGGGAGAGAAAGTCATAACAGACGGGCTCCAGAAGGTAAAGCCCGGCGCAACCGTAAAACCTGAGACTGCGGCGGAAAAGGCGAAAGAGGCACCGTCTTCGCCCAAGCCGACAATGGGACCCGGTAACTGAGCCGTGAGGCCTTTCGAATCAATAAGGGAGATTTGTCTTGGTTGATTTTTTCATTAACCGTCCCGTGCTGGCGACAGTAGTGGCGATACTGATAACGCTCATTGGCGGTATATCGATTCCCGTGCTGCCCATCGCGCAGTTCCCCGAGATAAGCCCGCCTACGGTCAATGTCACCGCTACGTACACCGGCGCAAGCGCGGAGGTCGTCGAGGAGACCGTAACCACACCTATAGAGGAGCAGGTAAACGGCGTCGAGGGAATGACGTACATGCAGTCAGACAGCTCGAACGACGGCACCATGTCCCTCAATGTTACTTTTGAAATCGGCTACGACCTCGATATAGCCGCCGTTGATGTGCAGAACAGGGTTCAGCTCGCCACGCCCAGAGTGCCGGAAGAGGTAAGCAAGTACGGTATTTCGGTAAATAAACAGTCGACCAGCCTTGTCCTTGCCGTAAACATGATCTCACCCGACGGAACGAGGGACGATCTCTTTTTAAGCAATTATATCGATATCCATATATCTGATGTCCTGAAGCGGATCCCCGGGGTCGGAAACCTGACGATCTGGGGGCAGAGGGAATACTCCATGCGTATATGGCTCGATCCCGACAAGCTCGCGAGCCTTGACCTGACTACAACCGACGTATCAAACGCGATATCCGAGCAGAACGTTCAGGTAGCCGCTGGCGCGATAGGAGAGCCCCCTGTACCCGAGGGCCAGCAGTTTCAGTATACGATCACCACACTCGGCAGGCTCGAGAATGTCGAGCAATTCGAGGACATAATTATACGCGCCAACGAGGACGGTTCGGTGGTTCGCGTCAAAGATGTGGCCCGTGTGGAGCTGGGCGCGGAGGATTACAGCACCGCCGCCACGCTTGACGGCGGCCAGACAATAGGGATCGGCGTCTATCAGCTTCCGGGCGCAAACGCCCTTAACCTCGCGAAAGAAATACGGGCCACAATGGAGGAGCTCAAGAAAAGTTTTCCCGCGGGGGTCGATTACGAGATAATCTATGACACGACGGCTTTTGTCAGAGCGTCGATAGAAGAGGTCGTAATAACCCTCCTGGAAGCCTTCATACTCGTGTTTATAGTCGTATTCGTTTTCCTGCAGAACTTCCGCGCGACACTCATTCCGGCGATAACCATTCCCGTATCATTAATCGGGACCTTTGCGCTAATTAACGCGCTCGGTTTTTCCATCAACACCCTCACGCTCTTCGGCCTCGTGCTGGCGATAGGCCTCGTGGTGGACGACGCCATAGTCGTTGTGGAGAACGTATCCAGAATGATAGAGGAGAAGGGTGTTTCCTCGAAGGAGGCCACGAGCGCCGCGATGAAAGAAGTGACGGGACCGATAGTCGCGACCTCCCTCGTACTCATGGCCGTTTTTGTTCCCGTCTCTTTCATGCCGGGAATAACCGGGCAGCTCTACAGGCAGTTCGCGCTTACAATAGCCTGCTCGGTCGGTATATCCACAATAAATGCCCTTACTTTGAGCCCCGCGCTCTGCACGCTCTTTTTGCGCAGGGAGAGCGGAAAGAAATTCTGGTTCTTCAGGAAATTCGACGAGGGCTTCGACCGATTCAGAAATTCCTATCACGGACTGGTCGGGAGATTGACTACCAGCTGGAAGAT
This genomic interval carries:
- a CDS encoding efflux RND transporter periplasmic adaptor subunit, which gives rise to MNKLITVESRYGLPLALSSALVFILTAALGCGKDDESKTPPAMPVTVAEAKSETVPVYLDYVGVINSIQSVDINARVEGFLIKRAFKDGADVKEGDLLFVIDPRPFEAALKAAQAELAESRAALAYAREQVRRYKPLVEKDYITKDAYDDYLTQAAEAQASVEAGVANVTQAKLNLSYCTMYAPFDGRIGRRYVDVGNLVGAGGEATKLATIVQLDPLYVYFTVAEKDIPEVLKQQRKSDLTVSIILPDESVHPEDGTVDFVNNEVDVSMGTITMRAVVPNSSETILPGQYVKVRLLLKEQPDTIVVPQQAIGDQQGQTFVYVVGADNKAEFRSVTAGPGYGKNRIIEKGLKPGEKVITDGLQKVKPGATVKPETAAEKAKEAPSSPKPTMGPGN
- a CDS encoding efflux RND transporter permease subunit, which gives rise to MVDFFINRPVLATVVAILITLIGGISIPVLPIAQFPEISPPTVNVTATYTGASAEVVEETVTTPIEEQVNGVEGMTYMQSDSSNDGTMSLNVTFEIGYDLDIAAVDVQNRVQLATPRVPEEVSKYGISVNKQSTSLVLAVNMISPDGTRDDLFLSNYIDIHISDVLKRIPGVGNLTIWGQREYSMRIWLDPDKLASLDLTTTDVSNAISEQNVQVAAGAIGEPPVPEGQQFQYTITTLGRLENVEQFEDIIIRANEDGSVVRVKDVARVELGAEDYSTAATLDGGQTIGIGVYQLPGANALNLAKEIRATMEELKKSFPAGVDYEIIYDTTAFVRASIEEVVITLLEAFILVFIVVFVFLQNFRATLIPAITIPVSLIGTFALINALGFSINTLTLFGLVLAIGLVVDDAIVVVENVSRMIEEKGVSSKEATSAAMKEVTGPIVATSLVLMAVFVPVSFMPGITGQLYRQFALTIACSVGISTINALTLSPALCTLFLRRESGKKFWFFRKFDEGFDRFRNSYHGLVGRLTTSWKIVVIVFVVLMGATFYMFKLVPTGFVPEEDQGYFIVNVQGPEGSSLERTTETMHQVYEILMNTPGIDHVVAIAGLNFLTSAADSNSGAMFAVLAPWGKRKSKELQLDYMLSSVRKKFAGVQGAVVVAFNAPPIQGLSSTGGFQFELEDRADLGLQTLAKVMGEMVEEGNKRPELVSLFSSFTADVPGLYIELDRTKAKTQGVSVSDIFATLQAYLGALYVNDFNKFGRVYRVFIQAEDEYRTSAEDISRLYVRTQTGSVVPLSTLIDVKEIVGPETITHYNLYRSTEIDGDSAPGYSSGQAINAMEELAAKILPEGMGYEWSGVSYQEIKAGNLAPLIFALSLVFVFLFLAALYESWAMPFMVMLAVPLALLGAMLAQYIRGLSNDVYCQIGLVMLIGLASKNAILIVEFAKQRREEGMEIVDAAMQAALIRLRPILMTAFAFILGVVPLVLASGAGANSRHSLGTAVFGGMILSTLLSLIVVPVFYVIIENLRERRSKSAA